GTAATTTGACTTCTCAATGTGTTCGAGTGTAGAACTCGTCCGTTGTGTTTGTCCGAGATCACCTGTTCCAGTAGTTTATAATGTATCAATCGCCAGCATTATTTTATACTGATACACACAAATATGAGAAATTCTTCAAGTAGCTGATTCAGTGGGTGTAGCACCAGCATGTaacaccaaaaattaaatgggtGAAAATTAGGACACAACAGTCATTTTGtcctctaattttaaaattttcaaatgttgAGGACAAAGAATAATCGAAATTCACTAAAATAGCTGGACAAGTGCTTATGTGAGTTTACGATCGGATTTTTCCAGTCATTGtagtaattaaatttcatctatttttgtGCTTAATGTGTAAAGTTTTCAACTTACAggacaaaattatcaaaataaatttgtaaagaGTAAAATTTTCAACCTGATATGATTCGACTATCtgtaaaatctaaattttaatattttatgcaatattttgcaaaaaaaaaaaaagcaatgcTTCAAGCATGATGAAAGCATAGCAAATAACccatcttgtttaattttgtattgttaCCTACAACGGCGAACTTGATTGGAAATGGTGATGGTAGAGTCTTAAAGGTGAACTCTGGAGAAAACTTAATGCCGCAACGATAGTAATACAACGTGTCTGGGTTCAAGGGGCCAATGACGACATCGTGTATCTCCCCGGAAGTGTACCTTAGATAGTGATACATATTAGTACTCCCCTTTGCTGACAAACTGTAATTCCCGGAAGACGTACCATAGTACACAATTGCCGGAGTAGGGAACAACGTTGTCCATGATATTCTCATGTGCTTCTTACCACTCAACGATATTCGGACCTGCACCCTCTCCTCTCTTCATATTCATTATTAATGTATGAAACATAGGTAATGAATAATGTCATATGGTAATGttctccaaaaaattaaaaaataatgttatacGGTACTCTTTGGACAAGAAACGGTCGTCGGGATCGACCGCCCTGTTTCTGGCGGATCTAACTCGCAAAActggattacttatatattttcttggatgcatgaaaattaaaatcaatttttgtctctcttAATTCTTGCAtcttagaaattaaattaaatttggtgaTTACCTGTTGTGGCGACTGCAAGAAGAGGCGCATGGTGGGTGGAGACGTGGGATAGGTGAAAACTGCATAAAAATGCGTGGCCATAGCCATGACTGAAAGAAGAATGTGAATCACTCGGCCCATGCATGCTACAAAGAATTActggaattaattaatatttcaatcttTTCAGGAGTAAAGAGAGTCCGTTGATGGTCAATATTGATGTCTTTtgccattaatttatactcATCTCCTTCTGTCAAAGTATTCAAATTTGCAGttgaaattcaaaagaaaacgagtttaattttagatcccatattttaaattagtgttTATCTTTAGATATCTcgtgtataaaaattatacgaTCACTTagtaagttatatatatatatatatatatatgaagttgaatataaaataaaatactaatttaaataaatcattcaaACTGCAAATTCAGCTTATGAAAAGTAGGAGAATAAGGAAAATtcttaacaaaatataaaaagtgcATTGTAGAATCTAGATTTGGAAATAATAAGGTTAGGAAGAGAATACTCTATTGTATGATATAACAGttggtaattaaaatatttatcgtaaaaaattataggaaacTACTTGAGATAAATGACAATGAttggatttaaaaaaatgttaccaaggaaaatgaaataatggGATTTCACTATGAAAGAAAACGCTCATAGCAATAGTAACGAGGGTTCAAGTCAATGAGACATAACTCAATTGACGAAAGTGAGGTTTCATAACATGTGGAGATGTTATTCTACTGTTATAGTAGGTGTtgttctactttaatagtagttgttgATTAGATATATTTACTTGATATGGATGATTAGTTGTCAGTGAttgttagatataaatatttgatattgatgattataATCGATTCAGATAAAACTTGCAACTAccgaaaaaaatttgaaaaatttaatgatttatCCATCACATGAACATATATGTacattattaacatttttaaataaataaaaaaaaaggggtcTCCTATTCTGCTTCAGGTGAAGACGCAAACAGAGTTGAAAtccattaatttttcaacaattaaataaaaaataaaaaataaaaaataaatatgccCCTTAGTTGCCGACCACGGTCAGTAGTACTGCATCAACGTGAAGAAGGCTTCTTCCTTAAGTTGGAGTTAGTCACGTAATGTccaatttcttgttttgttgtcaagaaaataataataagagtTGAGGATAGCGACTTAAATGGACACATACATGCGACTTCGTTTGTCCTACATACAAGTGTTTATCAGATACAGTACATTCCATGAATATGCTTTGctgataattttgattattcttTTGAATGAATGGTGCGAGCATCTCCTCCACGAAAATTGGATCCTGATACCTAGGTACGTACGCGGTCTGCTCAGGGCTTTGTCTGAATTTTTGGATATAACTCATCATGTGAAAAGGACTTTGcgattttatgaaattttgaattatctaATAATCACACCCACACAAACTTGGTTTCCATATGTTTCTGTGTCTTCTTCAACTATATTTGACGTTGGATTGAATTCAGTTcgattttgttattattattttaaaacttttaagtttaaagacatataaatttaattttaaaattgagatggGTTCATAAAATCAACTCGCAAATAATCAATTTCATGACGATGGAGTCTCTTCGGAGATCTGACGGGATTCGGAGCATTAATGTTGTTATAAATCGCACCCATACAACTGAAGAATGTCGTGACATCCAAAACgagttagaaaaattaattcaaagagGGCACTTGGAGGAGTACGTCAACCAGTATCCACGAGAATGTCAATTTGACCAAGGGTGAGCAGGCTACCTTGAGAACTAATAAACGTCAATGGGAAGAAACTCCGTCGTCACAAAATAGAAAGTTTGCACGGCAGAAAAAAAGCTCCCGTAACTATTCATGATTTGACAAATAACCAGTATAAATGCATCAAAAGTAATTCACCCATTGGCTCCCCTATTCAAAATCACAACCACATCAAATTCCCATGACTTAGACCTACTTGAATATTTATTGCTAGTTGTTCCCAGTTGGggcaaataattaataatgtatatttatatgtattaattaatattagcacTGCAATATATTTCAGGCACCCCCACATGGGACAGAATTATATAATGGTTTGTCACCGAccctaaaattacaaaatctatataattaatgcattTATATACctctaaaagaaatatatttatataaatatttagtggtcaaaaaaaaaaaaaaacagtgaGTGTAAGTGAAGATCAGATTTGTACTATGgttatacaaataattacatgaacgtaaaacaatataaacacatataaaataatattgttaactCAATAAAACAGGAGTTAGGAATTACAGTtatctcaaattaaaataaatctatttttcaataaataaaccCAAGCCTGTATATAGTTGGAAACatttatttgcaaaatttgtgaCCAAACAAACCAAAGCCTATACACAGTCACGCCTTCTTAtatttagcataaatacaaataatcttattatttgaaaaattataaatttttcccTTGCTCTCTCTGATTTTGATGTTCGTATAACAGGGATCCCACTCTGTTAGgcttttatctaatttttttaggtGAACTGtccaaaatattcttttgaattataaattataattttgtatgtttttaaattttatataatatttttatgaactgaTATTCTCTAtgcattatttgttttatccaacgtcaactttttttaaaaaaagaaaaagaaaaagtccaacaagggtaaaatagtaaattttaactcGCCGTTTAAGAACTACatgattattttcaatttgagggagatatttgtaattttttaataatgaggagtattcataattatgtcaaatatatcAAAGAGGTAgctataatttatcattaaattaaacagCAATCCAATTTCTATGTAATTTGATGTGTAATTTTCTCGATCTAAAACTGCACAACTACatgattattttcaatttgagggagatatttgtaatttttcaaacaacgaggggtattcataattatgtcaaatatcaaGGAGGTAgctataatttatcattaaattaaacagCAATCCAATTTCCACGTAATATGATGTGTAACTTTCTCGATCTGAAACTGCACAAGACCTTCTATTCTAAtctatttttaagttaaatggttataaatacattttaaattttgaataaacaatcgatataaattaattatctatatatatatatatatataatattattactgGAAGCCAACAAACTACTTTAAAATAGACaatttaaattgatgaaattcaaatttaggACATATTAATTACCAAATCTCATCAACTTTGCCAACTAATTAAAGTAGGCGTCATTGGTCGTTTCATTTCAACCTTTTAAAGTGagattttgtaataatttcatgaaaagatAGACGCTGACGATCGactttgttaattaatttctataatttttatcatatatagtAAAGTAATGATCCGTTTTATATGGTGAGTTCATTGACATTGATGTAAGCATATCCAAAATTTGTCCCAACTCAGTTCCTTCACGCTAttgcatttaaattaatttaattattcccTTTCTATATATCAATTCTTACTCCCTCCTTTTTTCCAATATAATACAATCCAACAGTTGTGTGCGAGAAATATTGTACATACATCCTCTTATTCGGACATTGAAGCTTTAATTCACGATTaccattcttattttttccaaaatgaaAACATTACTCCCACATTTccttctcttcttcctcttgtTCGTCGCGACAATGGGGGTTTCGCCGGAATATACCCGTCCACATCCACGGCCACTCATTTTCCGGCCGCATAACAGGTCGGAGTCAGAGCCTCAACAGGTCCGCATTTGATGTGTATATACATACGCATACTTTCTTGATTGCTCTGTGAAAGTATACATACGTACGAATTGTAAAACTTATAGTCCTTTGCAAATTTTCAGGTGCATATTTCAGTGGCGGGGAAAGATAATATGAGGGTTTCATGGATTACTTCAGACAAGAAGGTTAAATCCGTAGTTGAATACGGAAAGACGCCGGGGAAATACGAGGCGTCGGCCACCGGAGAGAGTACTTCGTATAAATACTTCTTCTACAGTTCAGGTGAAATCCACCATGTCAGAATTGGACCATTGGAGCCGAGCACAATGTATTACTACAGATGCGGTGGTTATGGGCCGGAGTTCAGCTTCCGCACGCCGCCGTCGGCTTTTCCGATCGAATTTGCCGTCACTGGTAAGTGGTGGTGGCCGCCTATTTCTTTCACATTTTGCTTCTTAGTCATCGGTTGCGTGCCTGTTTTTAAGTCTTTTTCGAGTTAGTTCCATTAGTTCAGTGAAAATGAGACCATTATTGGAGAGGAAAAACTTGCAAGCAAAGCCTTTCTGCacctcccttttttttttttttaattatttttctcaatttttgtgTTGAAGTCTCTAAAATTTCATCTGAAACGCTtggaatttgattttattaatggaTACAATCTTTTGGTATTGTAATTGATTATCTAACCCGGATAATTCATTAACTAACAATCAAGAacgttaaaattatttgatttctaacatgtaattatcatatattttgtatcagtaatatttaataagtctaataatcaattttgttttgatgcggtaataaatcaaattcatattaatattcttttgcaCTTGAATATATAGGTGATCTAGGGCAAACTGAATGGACAGCATCAACCTTATCGCACGTCGGCGCTAGGGACTACGATCTACTGCTTCTCCCCGGTGATCTATCTTATGCCGATACTAACCAGCCACTATGGGACTCATTCGGGCGCTTGGTCGAGCCATACGCGAGCACCCGGCCTTGGATGGTCACCGAAGGAAACCATGAAATTGAAACCTTCCCAATCATTTACCCCCATGGTTTCAGAGCCTACAACGCCAGATGGCTAATGCCACACCAAGAGAGTGGGTCCACATCCAATTTATACTATTCATTCGACGTGGCTGGTGCCCATATAATCATGCTCGGATCTTACACTGACTTTGATTCCAACTCGAATCAATACAAGTGGCTCCGAGGTGATTTGGCAAGAGTTGATAGGAGAAGGACACCTTGGATATTGGTAACGATACATGCTCCGTGGTACAATTCTAATCTTGCTCATAAAGGAGAGGGAGAGAGCATGAGGAAAGCCATGGAGAAAATATTGTACGAGGCACGGGTCGATGTGGTCTTTGCGGGACATGTTCACGCATATGAGAGATTCGTATGTGAAGttcactttctttttatataattttaatcttttttctaaGGTCGATTTTAGACTATTattaagatatataattaattgaatttttggttttgattGGTGCAGACAAGGGTTTATGATAACAAGGCGGATGAATGTGGTCCTGTGCATGTGACCATTGGCGATGGGGGAAATAGAGAAG
The nucleotide sequence above comes from Sesamum indicum cultivar Zhongzhi No. 13 linkage group LG11, S_indicum_v1.0, whole genome shotgun sequence. Encoded proteins:
- the LOC105174084 gene encoding purple acid phosphatase 22, with protein sequence MKTLLPHFLLFFLLFVATMGVSPEYTRPHPRPLIFRPHNRSESEPQQVHISVAGKDNMRVSWITSDKKVKSVVEYGKTPGKYEASATGESTSYKYFFYSSGEIHHVRIGPLEPSTMYYYRCGGYGPEFSFRTPPSAFPIEFAVTGDLGQTEWTASTLSHVGARDYDLLLLPGDLSYADTNQPLWDSFGRLVEPYASTRPWMVTEGNHEIETFPIIYPHGFRAYNARWLMPHQESGSTSNLYYSFDVAGAHIIMLGSYTDFDSNSNQYKWLRGDLARVDRRRTPWILVTIHAPWYNSNLAHKGEGESMRKAMEKILYEARVDVVFAGHVHAYERFTRVYDNKADECGPVHVTIGDGGNREGLAMLFENPSPWISVYREASFGHGRLRIVNSTHAHWSWHRNNETDAHMSDEVWLESLSSSTPCNQINISSTSPNDEL